TCACGAATATCGATTGGATTTGCATAAGCGAGGATTCGAATTTGGTTCCCAAGCCCATCCTTAAATTCTCCGGTCCAGGGGAGAGGGCTATTCGGGACCGGATTGTTACCTGGTTTCTCATTTTCTGGATGCCACCAGCGACCATAAATTGTGTTCACGAGTGCTGGACTTGTAAAACTAAATGGGCCATCGGAAGGCTTTTGAACTCCATGCTTCACAACAACTGCTAAGTGCTGATCTCCGCATAAGTGAGTTGCTCGCACCGATCGAATGATCTCTAGGGCTCGATTTCTCGGAGTTTGTGGCCAACCATTACAGTCTAAGTCGGCAAGCAGTCGATCCGTCGGTCCGCCGTGCATATGCACCGCGCCGCAAAACGCTGTTTGTGAGAGGATCATCTTGAAATCGCTCCCAACCCAATCTTCGCTCCATTTCCTAAGGAATGATTCTTGACGTGTTCCAAGCAGTTCCAAACCAGGAAGATCAATTGATTTTGGATCATATTTCGGGTCATTAATGTGATCTGGCCGAGGGCCCATCTTTGGAATTTTTCCAAGTGGTCCCGATTTAAATTTTCGGTCTTCGAGGATTGCGAAATCGATTTTCCCCCAACGAAGTCGGGTAAAATAGACGCCAATCCCTCGCTGGATTGGTTCTGGATCGACAGGGTCGGGGAGATGCCAAGTCTGTTGGCGTTGGACTAAATTGACATATTCTGGGGGATAAAAATATCCGCCATCTGCTCCATCTGGCCGCAACGCTTGCTTCCCGTTCTCACCCCAGAGATTCGGGTGACCAACATCATGATCGTCTGGAATCGTGATGGTTGGACGATCTCGAATGATATCCCGAAATTGAAGACCGAATTCAATCCATCCTGCGGTATGTTCGGTATGACGATAGGTTTGATCACCCGCGAAAAATAATAGATCGGGATCCTGTTTGATGAGATTGCTGAGGATTTCTGGCCGTTGGCCAGTCGTGCGACTTGAGTTGCATGACATATTGGCAATGAGCAATCGAGCCGAATCAATCGGATTTTTCCGAATCTTTCCTTCAAAAATCGCCGATTTTCCATGTCGAACGCGATAGGGTACCGACAGCGAATCATCCCATTTTTCGACCCGAAAATGGGCACTCCAGCCGGGATATTGGATCTGCGAAACGCTATGCTCGATCCAACGACCATCCCTAAAAAATTCTAATCTCACATCACGTGATTCATCGGGATATAACGGAAAGAGCTGAGCGCTGAGTTTCAAAACATGCTGATCGATCGTATACAACGCAAACGCAATCACTTGAGATCGTGGCACGTTCAAGTTCGGTGGAGCCGTTGGATTATTCTTGGCCGGCTTTCGCTTCCACCATTCACCGGCTGCAAATGAATCGAGATTGGCATATTTTTCACCGAACGGCTTTGATTCGAGAGGTTCTGTGCCGACTAAGTTTCCGCCTGAGAGTCCGAGAATTGTCCCGGTCACAGCAACGGTGAACTCGCGTCGATTCGGCGGGGGAGAGGATTCATGGTTCATGTTCGTATCGATTCTTTTCTGGAGAGGGTGGCCAATTATTGATTTAAATCAGAATTTCGGATCTCAGCAAGTGTTTTCTGCAATACCGTTTTTCGTTCGTTGATCGTCGAGCGCCATTCTGGTTTCATCGCAAGGTTTGTAATTTGATGAGGGTCTGATTGCATATCATATAATTCAACCCCTTTTTCACCTTGTTCGCCATATTGAAGATATGCCCACCGATTATTTCGGAGCAAGTATCCGGATTGCATTGGTGAGACGCTGAATATCGATTCACGCACAGAACCGTCGGGATTCGACAACACGGTTTTCAAGGATCGGCCTTGAATTCGTGAAGGAATTTCGAATCCGCATAA
This DNA window, taken from Tuwongella immobilis, encodes the following:
- a CDS encoding metallophosphoesterase family protein; its protein translation is MNHESSPPPNRREFTVAVTGTILGLSGGNLVGTEPLESKPFGEKYANLDSFAAGEWWKRKPAKNNPTAPPNLNVPRSQVIAFALYTIDQHVLKLSAQLFPLYPDESRDVRLEFFRDGRWIEHSVSQIQYPGWSAHFRVEKWDDSLSVPYRVRHGKSAIFEGKIRKNPIDSARLLIANMSCNSSRTTGQRPEILSNLIKQDPDLLFFAGDQTYRHTEHTAGWIEFGLQFRDIIRDRPTITIPDDHDVGHPNLWGENGKQALRPDGADGGYFYPPEYVNLVQRQQTWHLPDPVDPEPIQRGIGVYFTRLRWGKIDFAILEDRKFKSGPLGKIPKMGPRPDHINDPKYDPKSIDLPGLELLGTRQESFLRKWSEDWVGSDFKMILSQTAFCGAVHMHGGPTDRLLADLDCNGWPQTPRNRALEIIRSVRATHLCGDQHLAVVVKHGVQKPSDGPFSFTSPALVNTIYGRWWHPENEKPGNNPVPNSPLPWTGEFKDGLGNQIRILAYANPIDIRDEKQRADGYGIAVINRKVSEITFECWPRFSDVTQPNQQFPGWPITISIQDNDGRSPVGWLPPIRVVNCDTPVIAVVSETSGELITCYRQLGKPMANAIFSLGKYTIRVGKDRPNQVVRTGMKSVAQPVSEAIEVTLMS